A region from the Phycisphaeraceae bacterium genome encodes:
- a CDS encoding ABC transporter permease, translating to MIFAFPQMLGRQISEAVDGFGRFTLFSLNAFRWVFFGKAQWARPSLLFPQLYSIGTKSMAVVMMVGAFVGMVLAVEAYDQFAQLGMAERLGGMISISVVKQIGPVLAAVMLAGRIGGSVSAELGTMKVTEQLDALRAMGSDPVSYLVVPRVVACLLMIPALTIFSDLLGIYGGYFITVGGFGVNADKYWQYSAQYVTGYDVSIGLIKAVVFGLMIGLISCYKGFHCRSGAAGVGRAATDAFVTSFIAIIVANFFLAKFLKDLRPLILGYGV from the coding sequence ATGATTTTTGCCTTTCCGCAAATGCTGGGCCGGCAGATTTCCGAAGCTGTAGATGGCTTTGGTCGATTTACGCTGTTTTCATTGAACGCATTTCGCTGGGTATTTTTCGGTAAAGCGCAGTGGGCAAGGCCAAGCCTTCTTTTCCCGCAGTTGTACTCCATCGGTACTAAGAGCATGGCTGTGGTCATGATGGTTGGTGCGTTTGTCGGGATGGTCCTTGCCGTCGAAGCCTACGACCAGTTTGCGCAGCTCGGCATGGCTGAGCGGCTCGGTGGCATGATCAGCATCTCGGTAGTTAAGCAGATCGGTCCCGTACTCGCGGCCGTCATGTTGGCGGGGCGTATCGGCGGATCGGTTAGCGCTGAGCTAGGCACGATGAAAGTGACCGAACAACTCGATGCGCTGCGTGCGATGGGTTCTGATCCAGTCTCTTATCTTGTCGTCCCGCGTGTAGTAGCTTGTCTGCTTATGATTCCCGCCTTGACAATTTTCTCTGATCTCCTGGGTATTTACGGCGGTTATTTCATCACTGTTGGTGGATTTGGAGTCAATGCTGACAAGTATTGGCAATACTCCGCGCAGTATGTGACAGGATACGACGTTTCGATCGGCCTGATCAAAGCGGTGGTTTTCGGTTTGATGATCGGATTGATCAGTTGTTACAAGGGATTTCACTGCCGCAGCGGGGCAGCCGGCGTCGGGCGGGCGGCAACCGATGCGTTCGTCACCAGTTTTATTGCGATTATTGTTGCCAACTTTTTTCTGGCGAAATTCCTCAAAGATCTGCGCCCGCTGATTCTCGGTTACGGTGTGTAG
- a CDS encoding aldo/keto reductase — protein sequence MFSNHRVRLGRSELQVSPICYGSWQLSTSFWGHGPEEEFVKAMRRAHELGINFFDTADAYGNGLSEQVMGKALKPIPRDQLIVATKVYWRWFDDGRPRIGDLSRQHILEGCDASLRRLNMQYIDLYQCHAWDPMTPMDEIVDALELLVKQGKIRAYGTSNWTVEQMCLGNSKGRFSTCQPPYSLIKRGIENDILPYCLMSDTGTLVYSPLQMGLLSGKYAGTEIFTDFRKNSPDYQGERFKMIAARVQEVGMIGRKYELTIPQTIFAATLMNPGITCVIAGIKTVVQIEDAAGAMGKSIDREDYFKIRSLLSV from the coding sequence ATGTTCAGCAATCACCGCGTTCGTCTTGGCCGATCTGAGCTTCAGGTATCACCGATCTGTTATGGTTCGTGGCAGTTGTCGACTTCTTTCTGGGGTCACGGACCGGAAGAGGAATTTGTCAAAGCGATGCGCCGTGCGCATGAGCTGGGGATTAATTTTTTTGACACTGCCGACGCCTACGGCAATGGCCTATCCGAGCAGGTGATGGGAAAGGCACTGAAGCCTATCCCACGCGACCAGCTTATCGTCGCGACCAAGGTCTATTGGCGATGGTTTGATGATGGCCGGCCACGCATCGGTGATTTATCGAGACAACACATACTCGAAGGTTGCGATGCGAGTTTGCGTCGGCTCAATATGCAGTACATCGATCTTTATCAGTGTCATGCATGGGATCCAATGACGCCGATGGATGAGATCGTTGATGCTCTCGAACTACTTGTAAAACAGGGAAAAATTCGTGCGTACGGGACCAGTAACTGGACTGTCGAGCAGATGTGCTTGGGAAACTCCAAAGGTCGGTTTTCTACTTGCCAGCCACCGTACAGCCTGATCAAGCGAGGAATTGAAAACGATATCCTGCCTTACTGCCTGATGAGTGATACCGGTACGCTTGTGTACAGCCCGCTTCAGATGGGATTACTCAGCGGCAAATACGCAGGCACAGAGATATTTACGGATTTTCGTAAGAACAGTCCGGACTATCAGGGTGAGCGATTCAAGATGATCGCTGCCCGTGTGCAGGAAGTGGGGATGATCGGCAGAAAGTATGAGTTAACAATCCCCCAGACAATATTTGCAGCAACATTGATGAATCCCGGAATTACTTGTGTTATTGCGGGAATCAAAACTGTGGTCCAGATCGAAGATGCAGCAGGAGCAATGGGTAAGTCGATCGATCGCGAAGACTATTTCAAGATTCGGAGCCTCCTGAGTGTGTGA
- a CDS encoding GNAT family N-acetyltransferase, translated as MLAIRPLTIAEIPAAMRLSSQAGWNQLEADWKRLLDLYPTTCLAGWEGDRLVVTGTLATYGTAVGWLGMLLVDESCRGRGLGGAVFDAMLTRADELGINCLGLDATDLGWPVYLKRGFRDICAINRWLRQPSNQTQISDFSSHITRGEKSVITHLTSPVIEWVNEKAQVDRTSLLEHIQSEHGVATHVMIEPRQEPVGVAFIKPGRIADHIGPVVAETSADACDLLEGIIQSHSSTDRPLFIDALAEEGFEKILGRMGFVIQRRLIRMMKPQPTLKLTTQHVFAATSFELG; from the coding sequence ATGCTTGCAATTCGTCCCCTCACAATTGCTGAGATCCCAGCCGCGATGCGTCTAAGCAGTCAGGCTGGATGGAATCAACTGGAAGCCGACTGGAAGCGCCTGCTTGATCTCTATCCCACAACTTGCCTCGCGGGTTGGGAGGGTGATCGGTTAGTGGTGACTGGAACACTGGCGACCTATGGCACAGCAGTTGGATGGCTTGGAATGCTTCTGGTGGACGAGTCATGCCGTGGACGCGGCTTGGGTGGGGCAGTTTTTGATGCCATGCTGACTCGTGCTGATGAGCTGGGTATCAATTGTCTTGGCCTGGATGCGACGGATCTGGGATGGCCGGTCTATCTCAAACGTGGCTTTAGAGACATCTGTGCTATCAATCGCTGGTTACGCCAGCCGAGTAATCAGACACAAATTTCTGACTTTTCCTCCCATATCACGCGAGGGGAGAAATCGGTTATTACACATTTGACTTCGCCTGTGATTGAATGGGTTAATGAAAAAGCACAAGTTGATCGGACCTCACTTCTTGAACACATTCAGTCTGAGCATGGCGTCGCAACGCATGTCATGATTGAGCCAAGACAAGAACCAGTCGGGGTGGCGTTTATCAAGCCGGGCCGTATTGCGGACCATATTGGCCCCGTAGTTGCGGAAACCTCCGCTGACGCATGCGATCTCCTTGAGGGGATTATCCAAAGTCACTCGTCAACTGACCGACCGCTGTTTATCGACGCACTAGCAGAAGAGGGGTTTGAGAAAATTCTGGGCCGAATGGGATTTGTTATACAACGCAGACTCATACGAATGATGAAGCCTCAACCGACATTAAAGCTGACCACACAGCATGTCTTTGCCGCCACTAGTTTTGAGCTGGGTTAA
- a CDS encoding creatininase family protein, producing the protein MTYRARPYVLHEASYRQLLDFKPNVAVLPWGATEAHNYHLPYGTDVIEATAISEAGVAKANALGAKCILLPTIPFGNDNLQLDQVSTITMRSRTQYAVLFDVADSLVKQGIDRLVVMNFHGGNDFKQMIRDVVLDLPIFIVQVNGYQTAPYEHLLDDTGGDHANEFETSIMLHLKPEWVSIETAGDGSATPFKLKSFNTTQGVWAPRDWRALTKDTGTGDPRKSTAEKGKKVFEQLVNGLVPVLTELSAAKNGDFPYVVRKKG; encoded by the coding sequence ATGACATACCGCGCTCGACCGTACGTACTTCACGAGGCGTCTTATCGCCAGCTTCTTGATTTCAAGCCAAACGTGGCGGTTTTACCTTGGGGTGCAACCGAAGCGCACAACTATCACCTGCCATACGGCACTGATGTGATCGAGGCTACGGCGATCAGCGAGGCTGGCGTCGCAAAAGCGAATGCGCTGGGTGCAAAGTGCATCCTTTTGCCAACGATTCCATTTGGTAATGACAACCTTCAACTCGATCAGGTTTCAACCATCACCATGCGAAGTCGGACGCAGTACGCGGTACTCTTCGACGTTGCAGACAGTCTCGTAAAGCAGGGTATTGATCGACTTGTAGTCATGAACTTTCATGGCGGAAATGATTTCAAACAGATGATCCGTGATGTGGTTCTTGATCTGCCGATTTTTATTGTGCAGGTGAATGGCTATCAGACAGCACCTTACGAACATCTCCTTGATGATACCGGCGGAGATCATGCTAACGAGTTTGAAACCTCGATCATGCTGCATCTGAAACCTGAGTGGGTCTCCATTGAGACCGCGGGTGACGGTTCCGCTACCCCATTCAAACTTAAGAGCTTCAATACAACGCAAGGAGTATGGGCACCACGCGATTGGCGTGCACTGACCAAGGATACGGGGACCGGCGATCCGCGGAAGTCCACCGCAGAGAAGGGGAAGAAGGTATTCGAGCAGTTGGTCAATGGTCTTGTACCCGTGCTCACAGAATTGTCTGCTGCAAAAAACGGCGACTTCCCTTACGTAGTTCGAAAAAAAGGTTGA
- a CDS encoding GTP cyclohydrolase I FolE2, which translates to MAQSPPTRTAEVTDKMPDVQAARDARNLAIDKVGVKNITYPITLHSPATGGLVHTVASVNMYVGLPHYQKGTHMSRFLEVLNRHHESIRSDQIMKVCRDMKERLEAEEAHLELRFPYFIDKKAPVTGAPGKLDIQVTFEVTSAATDDFIMAVKAPAKSLCPCSKEISDYGAHNQRCLIEARVRFAEGKKMWIEELFDVVEHAASTQVFAVLKRPDEKWVTEAAYDNPKFVEDIVRDLALAMDAEDRIAWYQANSENFESIHNHNAYALIEKDKRKSR; encoded by the coding sequence ATGGCCCAATCCCCCCCTACTCGGACTGCTGAAGTAACTGACAAGATGCCTGACGTTCAGGCTGCTCGCGATGCCCGTAACCTTGCCATCGACAAGGTAGGCGTCAAAAACATCACCTACCCCATCACGCTTCACAGCCCCGCCACCGGCGGCTTGGTTCACACCGTCGCCAGCGTCAACATGTATGTCGGCCTTCCTCATTACCAGAAAGGCACTCACATGTCGCGGTTTCTTGAGGTACTCAATCGGCATCATGAGTCCATCCGCTCTGACCAGATCATGAAAGTTTGTCGCGACATGAAGGAACGCCTCGAAGCTGAAGAGGCACACCTCGAACTGCGCTTCCCTTATTTCATCGATAAGAAAGCTCCCGTTACGGGTGCGCCGGGCAAACTTGATATACAAGTCACTTTCGAGGTCACCAGTGCTGCTACGGATGACTTCATCATGGCTGTCAAGGCACCCGCAAAGAGTCTGTGTCCCTGCTCAAAGGAAATCAGCGATTACGGCGCGCACAATCAACGATGTCTGATTGAAGCCCGCGTACGTTTCGCCGAAGGAAAGAAGATGTGGATCGAGGAGCTTTTCGATGTCGTTGAGCATGCCGCCAGCACACAGGTATTTGCGGTACTCAAGAGGCCGGACGAAAAATGGGTAACCGAAGCCGCATACGACAACCCGAAGTTTGTCGAAGACATCGTTCGTGATCTGGCCCTTGCGATGGATGCGGAAGATCGAATCGCTTGGTATCAGGCTAACAGTGAAAACTTCGAGTCAATCCACAATCACAATGCCTACGCGCTCATTGAGAAGGACAAACGCAAAAGTCGATGA
- a CDS encoding glutaredoxin family protein, which translates to MKYSFILYSHAGCCLCDRLEEMITPYLAKQRKTGEVELLKRDIADDIAWFEAYRDRIPVLTLGNHVVLEGRPSEDDVRQAFAELWH; encoded by the coding sequence ATGAAGTACTCCTTTATTCTCTACTCTCACGCTGGATGCTGTCTGTGTGATCGTCTGGAAGAGATGATTACTCCGTACCTCGCAAAGCAGCGAAAGACGGGCGAGGTGGAGCTACTTAAACGGGATATTGCTGACGATATCGCATGGTTTGAGGCATACCGCGATCGAATCCCCGTTCTGACATTGGGTAATCATGTCGTACTTGAAGGCAGACCCAGTGAAGATGATGTACGGCAGGCATTCGCTGAACTCTGGCATTAA